From Ananas comosus cultivar F153 linkage group 8, ASM154086v1, whole genome shotgun sequence, one genomic window encodes:
- the LOC109714348 gene encoding two-component response regulator ARR12-like codes for MPALPSPEDMTALPPPEAARESAPPPPPQGRVPLSEAPTLRAATTLVQQMASGCAASPAASVAVDIMNKALPDHIHVLVVDGDSTSLKALESSLLAHNYKVTTCSEGTEALSMLRKGEVKFHLVLSDTYLPDMIGCKFLNCVTSETYLPVIMMSAEPDEEAEAHAAFIHMCFGARGHRRKPLPETVIQDLWQFVMRARLEQMMGPG; via the exons ATGCCTGCTCTTCCCTCGCCGGAGGACATGACTGCTCTTCCCCCGCCGGAGGCCGCACGCGAATCTGCTCCACCACCACCCCCTCAGGGCCGCGTCCCTCTCTCCGAGGCCCCCACTCTCCG TGCCGCGACAACACTGGTGCAACAAATGGCTTCCGGCTGCGCAGCTTCCCCCGCTGCTTCCGTTGCGGTCGACATAATGAACAAGGCTTTGCCAGATCACATCCACGTTTTAGTTGTCGACGGCGACAGCACTTCGCTCAAAGCCCTTGAGAGTTCGCTGCTCGCGCACAACTACAAAG TCACAACGTGTTCCGAGGGAACGGAGGCCCTCTCGATGCTGCGAAAGGGTGAGGTGAAGTTCCATCTTGTGTTGAGCGACACGTACCTACCGGACATGATTGGGTGCAAGTTCCTGAACTGCGTCACCTCCGAGACCTATCTCCCCGTAATCA TGATGTCCGCAGAGCCGGATGAGGAAGCTGAAGCTCACGCTGCCTTCATTCATATGTGCTTTGGGGCACGCGGGCATCGGAGAAAACCGCTTCCTGAGACGGTGATACAGGATTTGTGGCAGTTTGTTATGAGGGCGAGGCTGGAACAAATGATGGGTCCTGGTTGA
- the LOC109713774 gene encoding lysine-specific histone demethylase 1 homolog 3, which translates to MGGGDGDEGHVLGAEGNSDDDERPLGSLFKKKIRVPRKRREAAPEARAEGNPRINERGSGEVNDTLAAMRKKLKRRRRVGEADGAGSGVGQDSTTLDGDRVSEQKGALAEVDNCSDHSSDLVNDSLSAFLTSRSVRRSRQVSKKSKETAPRGINDAKRSLNKASDDGYGGKNGEMSTRADRCSTPNSDDELLANQHVVGKTQKGRAGNKTALKQPSRIPSRASRKPLSSSAQELLVPISGSEVKNVEKDFDSSYRKLDCNLDNSAPSLIQAKDSDSVLKAKDDKLSATQRENNSIQASDRALEDGSDHFISGNVTQLKVPTWTIDGSGLKPCSGELIEESALASSNETNQKTEGVSEENRRNIDRVDLSCDETPNQENIMNGDGVVLTFQKEVEKPSLREKEISFVLLSRKSEAIADCDKLLQHSPDNCEGSLPKSDGKSSQDDGLSSYVNISVTSHQVVEDSAVPFTNCNGVPSANACVDQSVRGISVVNKSAADAFKEPSPTMSMKEGGITKETNEYDVQLDPDNAENQSMVPRAMRNAKKRRHGDMAYEGDADWDVLMHEQGLFTNISIDCRDRSIKSKDKSNADSNLQVFDDATYGAAAAVAAGLKARAVSPIEKIKFKDFLKRKGGLQEYLDCRNLILSHWSKDVRRILPLADCGISDSPSEDESSRNSLIREIYQFLDRNGYINTGIALENGANKLLYTPHSEVASDFELNESYGLNGASHNNEIASSRGNDAAVDNTKTLNAPETEFDARAQAYTENEKEPSAYIRKASGITDSDSKGCKRIIVVGAGPAGLTAARHLQRQGFFVTVLEARDRIGGRVCTDSTSLSVPVDLGASIITGVEADIATERRPDPSSLICTQLGLELTVLNSHCPLYDLVTGDKVPADLDEALEAEYNSLLDEMVLVVAQNGEGAFKMSLEDGLERLLRKRRMTQSTSFIATDQYKMICDSQCVDASKFGSTDSGIVSNEGSDKTDVLSPLERRVMDWHFAHLEYGCAAMLKDVSLPHWNQDDIYGGFGGPHCMIKGGYSTVIESLGKGLDIRLKHIVTKVEYETKESDNVCQNQNKVKVCTSNGSEFFGDAVLITVPLGCLKVEAIKFSPCLPDWKQLAIQRLGFGVLNKVVLEFPEVFWDDTVDYFGTTAEETAHRGQCFMFWNVKKTVGAPVLIGLVVGKAAIDGQSMSSYDHVNYALMVLRRLFGQASVPDPVAFVVTNWGTDPFSRGAYSYVAKGASGQDYDILGRPVANCLFFAGEATCKEHPDTVGGAMLSGLREAVRIIDVLSSGKDYMAEVEAMETVQRQSESEKNEVRDLSKRLETCKFSSDAIHSLVTKEALLRDMFSSAKTTSGRLHLAKELLRLPVEVLKSFAGNKEGLGTLNSWILDSLGKNATQLLRHCVRLLMLVSTDLLAVRLSGIGRTVKEKVCVHTSRDIRAIASQLVSMWIEIFRKEKANNGGLKLFRNISASETTKIKTKDLQQGKLPLRPTNEVMDNKGSLKIPKSAGSYSPSKPYHKKSDSKTTNLETPMDTKSEANSLRFRKPAQGLESEVEHNTVISEEEAAAYAAAEAARASAIAAAKAYASSEAEATTSRELPKIPSFHKFARREHNLQMDETDFRKKWSAGSFGRQDSVTEIDTRNCKVRNWSVDFTATYANPEASRMSGDNYTQRSLSNEMACPLNLREHSGESVVDSRLTRAWVDTDNVGTGGVKDFSAIERWQSQAMDADADFYRNLRIPDEEDSNKIFRLHTVNHQKRTDGSSASQVAESKPILDGRSRVEHIKQGVVDYVASLLMPLYKTRKLDREGYKAIMKKAVTKVMEQCTEAEKAMAVYEFLDFKRKNKIRSFVDKLIEKHMQVNQTPNS; encoded by the exons ATGGGTGGGGGTGATGGTGACGAGGGGCATGTCCTCGGGGCGGAAGGGAACTCGGACGACGACGAGCGGCCGCTGGGATCGCTGTTCAAGAAGAAGATCCGTGTTCCGAGGAAGAGACGGGAAGCGGCGCCGGAAGCTAGGGCGGAGGGAAACCCTAGAATCAACGAGAGGGGCTCCGGCGAGGTCAATGATACATTGGCTGCCATGCGGAAGAAGCTGAAGCGCCGGAGAAGGGTTGGAGAGGCCGATGGCGCCGGATCTGGAGTTGGACAAGATTCTACCACTTTGGACGGAGATAGGGTTTCAGAGCAAAAGGGAGCTCTAGCAGAGGTTGATAATTGCTCGGACCATTCTTCTGATTTGGTTAATGATTCGCTCTCGGCCTTCCTAACTTCGCGGTCGGTTCGGAGGTCGAGACAAGTTTCTAAGAAATCCAAGGAAACAGCTCCACGTGGTATTAACGACGCGAAACGAAGCCTTAATAAGGCCTCGGATGATGGTTATGGTGGAAAAAATGGCGAGATGAGTACACGTGCTGATCGGTGCTCGACTCCGAATTCTGATGATGAGCTACTCGCCAATCAGCATGTCGTGGGAAAAACTCAGAAAGGGAGAGCTGGAAATAAAACTGCTCTAAAGCAGCCGAGTCGAATTCCTAGCAGAGCTTCTAGGAAAccactttcttcttctgctCAAGAATTATTAGTTCCCATTTCAGGATCGGAAGTGAAGAATGTAGAAAAGGATTTTGACAGTTCCTATAGAAAGTTGGACTGTAATTTAGATAACTCAGCACCTTCCTTAATTCAGGCGAAGGATTCTGATTCCGTTTTGAAGGCGAAGGATGATAAATTGTCAGCAACTCAGAGAGAAAACAACTCAATCCAAGCTTCTGACAGAGCCTTAGAAGATGGATCAGACCATTTTATTAGTGGGAATGTAACTCAGTTAAAAGTTCCAACATGGACAATTGATGGCTCTGGGTTGAAACCATGTTCTGGAGAGCTCATTGAAGAATCTGCATTAGCATCTAGTAATGAAACAAATCAGAAGACTGAAGGTGTTTCTGAAGAAAATCGGAGAAACATTGATCGGGTAGATCTCTCTTGCGATGAAACACCAAATCAGGAAAACATCATGAACGGAGATGGTGTAGTTCTGACTTTTCAGAAAGAAGTTGAAAAACCATCTTTACGTGAAAAGGAGATATCTTTTGTTTTGTTAAGCCGGAAGTCAGAAGCTATTGCGGATTGTGACAAATTGTTACAACATTCCCCTGATAACTGTGAGGGATCTTTGCCAAAATCCGATGGCAAGAGCTCTCAAGATGATGGTCTCTCTTCATATGTTAATATATCAGTAACATCTCATCAAGTAGTTGAAGATTCAGCTGTTCCTTTCACTAATTGTAATGGGGTACCATCTGCTAATGCATGCGTAGATCAATCTGTTAGAGGAATCTCAGTTGTAAATAAATCAGCGGCTGATGCTTTCAAAGAGCCCTCTCCTACTATGAGCATGAAGGAAGGTGGAATTACAAAAGAAACGAATGAATATGATGTACAATTGGACCCTGACAATGCAGAAAATCAATCAATGGTGCCACGGGCAATGAGAAATGCTAAAAAACGCAGGCATGGTGACATGGCATATGAGGGAGATGCTGATTGGGATGTTCTGATGCATGAGCAAGGATTGTTTACCAATATTTCTATAGATTGTAGAGACCGGTCTATCAAATCAAAAGATAAGTCTAATGCTGACTCAAATTTGCAAGTTTTTGATGATGCTACCTatggtgctgctgctgcagtgGCGGCTGGTCTGAAAGCTCGAGCCGTTAGTCCAATTGAAAAGATCAAATTCAAAGATTTCTTAAAGCGCAAGGGTGGCCTCCAGGAATATCTGGACTGCAG GAACTTGATACTCAGTCACTGGAGTAAAGATGTTAGACGCATATTGCCTCTTGCTGACTGTGGTATATCTGATTCTCCTTCTGAAGATGAATCGTCACGCAATTCTCTTATTCGTGAAATATATCAATTTCTAGACCGTAAT GGCTATATAAATACAGGAATTGCATTGGAAAATGGGGCAAATAAACTTTTATATACGCCTCACTCAGAGGTTGCAAGTGATTTTGAACTTAATGAAAGTTATGGACTGAATGGTGCCAGTCATAATAATGAAATTGCTTCCTCTCGTGGAAATGACGCAGCTGTTGACAATACCAAAACCCTCAATGCTCCGGAAACAGAATTTGATGCACGTGCTCAAGCGTACACTGAGAATGAAAAAGAGCCCTCTGCATACATTAGAAAAGCAAGTGGTATAACTGATTCTGATTCGAAAGGCTGCAAGAGAATAATTGTTGTTGGTGCTGGCCCTGCCGGCTTAACTGCTGCACGCCATTTGCAGCGCCAAGGCTTTTTTGTCACTGTTCTCGAGGCTCGAGATCGGATAGGTGGTCGGGTGTGCACGGATAGTACATCCCTTTCAGTTCCTGTGGATCTTGGTGCTAGCATTATTACTGGTGTTGAGGCCGATATTGCCACTGAAAGAAGGCCCGATCCTTCCTCTTTAATCTGTACCCAATTGGGCCTTGAGTTAACTGTATTGAATAGTCACTGCCCTCTCTATGATTTAGTAACGGGTGATAAAGTTCCTGCAGATTTGGATGAAGCTTTGGAAGCTGAATACAATAGTCTTCTTGATGAGATGGTATTGGTTGTCGCTCAAAATGGCGAAGGTGCATTTAAAATGTCACTTGAAGACGGACTGGAACGTCTTCTTAGGAAACGTCGTATGACTCAGTCAACATCATTTATTGCCACTGATCAGTATAAAATGATCTGTGATTCCCAATGTGTAGATGCTTCAAAGTTCGGGTCAACAGATAGTGGAATCGTCAGTAATGAAGGAAGCGATAAAACAGATGTATTGAGTCCTCTTGAGAGGAGAGTAATGGATTGGCACTTTGCACATTTAGAATATGGCTGTGCTGCTATGCTTAAGGATGTTTCCCTTCCGCATTGGAACCAAGATGACATATATGGAGGATTTGGGGGGCCTCATTGCATGATTAAAGGAGGTTACAGTACTGTTATAGAAAGCTTAGGCAAAGGACTTGATATTCGCCTAAAGCATATTGTTACCAAAGTAGAGTATGAAACCAAGGAATCAGATAATGTTTGTCAGAATCAAAACAAAGTAAAAGTATGCACTTCAAATGGTAGTGAGTTTTTTGGTGATGCAGTCTTGATCACTGTCCCACTTGGGTGCCTAAAAGTCGAGGCCATTAAGTTCTCTCCTTGCCTACCAGATTGGAAACAGCTGGCTATCCAAAGGCTCGGTTTTGGTGTTTTAAATAAGGTAGTCTTGGAGTTCCCCGAAGTCTTTTGGGATGATACTGTTGATTACTTTGGGACAACTGCAGAAGAAACGGCGCACAGGGGCCAATGCTTTATGTTTTGGAATGTGAAGAAGACAGTTGGTGCACCTGTTCTTATAGGACTGGTGGTTGGAAAGGCAGCTATTGATGGGCAAAGCATGAGCTCCTATGATCATGTAAACTATGCTTTGATGGTTCTTCGTAGGCTTTTTGGCCAGGCTTCTGTACCAGATCCAGTTGCTTTTGTGGTGACAAACTGGGGAACTGATCCTTTCAGTAGAGGTGCATATTCGTATGTTGCTAAAGGGGCTTCTGGACAAGACTATGATATTTTGGGTAGACCAGTTGCAAACTGCTTATTTTTCGCTGGTGAAGCAACCTGCAAAGAGCACCCTGATACTGTTGGTGGTGCAATGCTTAGTGGTCTTCGAGAAGCTGTACGCATTATTGATGTACTAAGTAGTGGCAAAGATTATATGGCGGAAGTTGAGGCTATGGAAACTGTTCAAAGACAGTCAGAAAGTGAGAAAAATGAAGTCAGAGACCTGTCAAAGCGGTTGGAAACATGCAAGTTTTCCAGTGATGCGATCCATTCATTGGTCACTAAGGAAGCCTTGCTACGAGATATGTTCTCTAGTGCAAAGACTACATCCGGGCGGCTACATTTGGCCAAAGAGCTACTGCGCCTTCCTGTTGAAGTCCTGAAGTCCTTTGCTGGGAACAAAGAAGGACTAGGCACACTCAACTCTTGGATACTT GATTCGTTGGGCAAAAATGCTACTCAGCTCTTGCGCCATTGCGTCCGCTTGCTCATGCTTGTATCTACAGATTTGCTGGCTGTTCGTTTATCTG GCATTGGTAGGACAGTGAAAGAGAAAGTTTGTGTGCACACTAGCCGAGATATCCGTGCTATAGCGAGCCAACTTGTTAGCATGTGGATAGAAATATTCCGCAAGGAAAAAGCTAATAACGGTGGACTAAAGTTGTTCAGAAATATATCAGCCTCGGAAACAACTAAGATCAAAACTAAGGATTTACAACAGGGAAAACTACCTCTGCGCCCGACTAATGAAGTTATGGATAACAAAGGATCTCTAAAGATTCCAAAATCAGCTGGAAGCTATTCTCCATCCAAACCGTACCATAAGAAATCTGATAGTAAGACAACTAATTTGGAAACCCCTATGGATACAAAATCTGAAGCAAACTCACTACGCTTCCGAAAACCAGCTCAAGGTCTGGAATCTGAGGTGGAGCATAATACCGTTATTTCAGAAGAAGAGGCTGCAGCCTacgctgctgctgaagctgcgcGCGCTTCTGCCATAGCAGCAGCAAAG GCATATGCCTCTTCAGAAGCAGAGGCAACTACTTCTCGAGAGCTTCCAAAAATACCATCGTTCCATAAATTTGCTAGGCGAGAACATAATCTGCAAATGGATGAAActgattttagaaaaaaatggtCTGCAGGCAGTTTTGGAAGACAAGACTCGGTAACTGAAATTGATACAAGAAATTGCAAGGTTAGGAATTGGTCGGTTGATTTCACCGCGACCTATGCCAATCCAGAGGCTTCAAGAATGTCTGGTGATAACTATACACAGCGAAGCCTTTCGAATGAGATGGCATGTCCTTTAAATCTTCGAGAACATTCTGGAGAAAGTGTTGTAGACAGTCGATTGACAAGGGCGTGGGTTGATACTGATAATGTTGGCACTGGAGGAGTCAAGGATTTTTCTGCCATTGAGAGGTGGCAGTCACAAGCAATGGATGCAGATGctgatttttatagaaatttgcGAATTCCTGATGAAGaagattcaaataaaattttcagattACACACTGTAAACCACCAAAAGCGGACTGATGGAAGTTCTGCCTCCCAGGTTGCTGAAAGCAAACCTATATTAGATGGTCGATCGCGAGTAGAGCATATCAAACAGGGTGTTGTGGACTATGTTGCATCGTTACTGATGCCTCTTTATAAAACTAGGAAGCTAGATAGAGAGGGTTACAAGGCGATAATGAAGAAAGCTGTCACAAAG GTTATGGAGCAATGCACAGAGGCAGAAAAGGCAATGGCTGTTTATGAGTTTCTTGATTTTAAGCGAAAGAATAAG ATTCGATCTTTTGTGGACAAGCTGATTGAGAAACACATGCAAGTAAATCAAACTCCAAATTCTTGA